TTTCAAACTGTTTAGTGAAACTCAGATTTCAATTTCCTTgaataaataatacaaaaatcGATTCTACCTAACAATCATGACACCTTATGTTTGTGCTTATATTAAGGACGCAAATAGTTTTTGTTTCTTCCAATCAGATACTAACTGGAAAAACTTTTTGGAATTCACCAGCATGCTTACCATCCCCCATTTAGCTTACAGAAGCTTTTGTCggtgttgcatgcttatatgtgAAAGTCACACATGAATTGGCTGGCACATTGATATGATCCTTGAATCGTATTAGGCGCAGACAGGGATTCTAGAAGCTTTTTCCCTTCCCCCAACCAATGCATTCCATTTTCATTCAGGGAGATCAAATGAAACAGAATAATTCCTGATATTCCCTCAAAATTCTTATCCCCCTCTTGGGATATCAAATGAAACAGAATAGTTCTGATATTCCCTCTAAATTCTTATCCCCCTCTTGTTTATTTTTTTCTGGTGCATTCTATTTCATTCAGGGATATCAAATGAAACAGAAAAGTTCCCCATATTCCCTCTAAATTCTCATCTCCCTCTTGTTTATTCTTTTCTGGTGCCAACCCAAGCTCATGTTGAGAAAATTCTATTGATACGGATGTAGGTCGTATTGTAGATTGTGTtctttgtcatcctcaacagcTTCTGGTTATGTTAACAAGAAAAGAGGAGtgaaaatacaaaaacaaatGATAATTTTGCATCTTGAGAAAACAATATTGCAAAAATCTGGACAAATGCTAgctcaaatttaaattatagcTGGCTCCTGTGTATTGTTGGGGGGTTGCAAGTGTTCTTGTCTGAGTGGTGGAAATATTTCTACTCATTCTTCAGATTTTTGGAACTGTTTTTGAACTTCATCTCATTATGTCATCTTCAATGAATCTCTTTTTATCATCACATCTCAAAGTAGAATCGCCGCGCAATGGTTTAGCATTTTTATGAAACAACACTAAAAATTTTGTTGGATATATCCTCAGACAGTGAACTCGATGATTTGTGGTATGACAACAATGATTCTTCTCGTGAAAGCTCTGTTGACAAATTAAAGATACCATCTGATATGGATAGGGAGTGGCAAAGGAGGCATGATCAATTCCATACGGTATCCCGCAATCTTTATTGAACCTATTGCTTAATGTGTAGTAGAGGACATTATCTATGCTTGTCTTTAATCCTTTGGGTCTTGCTATGTAACATCATCAGTTTTCTGGCAACTTAGATTGGCTATCGTGATGGTCTCATTGCTGGAAAGGAAGCTTCTGCACAAGAAGGATTCAATATTGGCTTTAAGGATTCAGTATCTATCGGCTACAACTGGGGTCTTGTCAGAGGGATTACTAGGTATGAAATCACGCAAAAACTTTTATAACGTATTTTGCTACCTATGGTGTTTCCTTATGTTGGGGGCAGCATTTGTCCTCATTGTACTATGTGATTGTCTTAGCGGCGTGATGGTTAAAACATAGGCTATTACATAGTTTAAAAAGTTTGAGTTGCGCCATGTCTGTCACCTGTGACTTTCTTTAATACGATCCTTGAAATAACTTCTATCTTTTTGGTCAGTTACTTTGTTCACCGACTTTCATGTTCAGCTTACAACTTTGTTTTAGTGCCATGGCTTTTCTTCCCCTTGGGTTGAAGGAAAAGATGGTTGAAACCGAAGAAACGAGAAACAAGTTTCAAAGCTTGCACGAATCCATTCATTCTCTCTCGACTGCAGATGCTCTAATACTTTTCCATGAATACGTGAAAAGGAAGCCGGGAAACCAGAATGAGGATGCTACTTGCAGCTATGTCGATGCAGATTTGAATAACCAAATTCGAGACATGGATGTTTTACAGAATTACTGTAGAGAGCTGCTGTCACTTGTGGATGTGAGGATTCAGAATGAATTAATTGAGACATCTTTGTTTACTCCTTGAATATGTTGAGCATTGTCCCTTTGATTCGTTTCTAGTAGGAGAAAACTCATTAATTCTGAAAGTTCGTTTCATCTGGTTAATGTATAGCACGTTaatttttaatgtttaaaattaataaaagatATCGTAATCATATATGTTTAATGTGTTACATACGTCTGTGCTCACTTGCTAGttcttaataatattaaataatcaaagtTATTTTATAATGACTCTGTTTTACATTATAATTGTACTTATTTTAAACTattattaatcaattaaataagttaTTATTTTCATTACACCCAAACAAACTACATCATTAATGAGACGTCATTACAATAAGAGTTTAAAAGATGCAAAATACAGAACGGAGGTTCAGTCAACACCATAGGATTGGAAAATCCAAATATTAACATTTATGCAGATTGCACTAAAATTTAATAATCGATTTCTATCCTGAGTAATATAtctcaaccccataataatattagcttAAGATCTTTGAATTCAATCTTTAGCTTACGACACCAAACTAACATGATTtaactatttacaagtacatcctaaatataaaattgttgcaaatcttaaattcgcccaaaattttcataaaaacacctatttcataaacttgtAATTCAAACTTACACAACTCAAATAGTCTTAGATAACacaattccaacacacatatccGCTTAACCCCAAGTTTCTTAATGTctttaaaaaatttctcaagacatgATGTCTATCTCACttcttacatgcgtctatcAAGTAACATAAACATCAATCATACCCAActttctaaaaaaatttatccctagcaaaggtataattttaactattaagatcatgactaaaattTATGATATGTTAACTTAATGCCTAGTCCTATAACTTAACTAATTGATTAGTTTTACCTTATATTGTTATCActataaattcttaatttgccacaacattctTCCACTAACGCTTAGACTTTCAAGCTAAATATTaattcatcctacaatgcccTTGATTACCCTTCCTTATACCTTATAATCAAGATATTTCAAGGTTCTAAATATTTCTTCAAGcctaaatcatcgaaaatttctatcatttaaaccattcaattctcatttattgctaaactagtccctAAATTCCTTAACAATTGAAAAATTAATTCCTAATGTTCTAGAAAATTAACCATTTGGtctttaatttcgaaaattctacaATTAACCCATAAATTCTTGGTATTACTAATTACATTCTATAGGTTTCTCGTAACATAACGTTTAATAAtcttaagcttattaaacccaaaatcaattcttaTAACCAATCTTACATTTTCATCAAAACCTAAAATCCCAAATGATACATTTTTATACTTCTAAATATCGTTGCAATCTTTGAATCActatttgtaatgcccgagaattttgttattgtaatctgaaatgatttattgataattgatgtgattatagacagaaAGGATCGGACCGGAAAAGACGAAGAAAGACACGagatatgtgcgaggacagtacacctcgcgcatatgcgcgaccaggaggcgcgcatatgcgcgagatgggcagaggacctcgcgcatatgctcgaagggtgtgcgcgcatatgcgcgagctgtgcaggAGCTACTTGccaagtccagagaacctcgcgcatatgcgcgacgatggtgcgcgcatatgcgcgagctgccgagaagaaaGATgctgagaccagtaggtctcgcgcatatgcgccgaggagggtcgcgcatatgcgcgagaagtgcaGCGCATAGAGAAAGCCACTTGACATTtaccatgcaatatatatataaaatcctTCACATTCTCATTCAGTTGCTACGGGAGAAATGAGAAAGGTTCAGAAGAATTGTGTGAAAAATTCTTACGCTTTTTATTTTAGGAATTTGAAATTTGCAGaagatccgtccgtcagattttgagtccgacttcagtaccgtgttGCTATCGACGAGAGCTTAAACTGGAcgtgttttgatatgatttgaaattatgatattgaaggaatcagatatgattcatatatgatgttcttgatatgttagacatcgtataatcgaaatcggattgaagaacagataccgtatggaattgttatgatttttcagaatggatttgattgagatttgatatcagatttgtattgttattgattatgagttattggtaTATACTGATCTGTATTACCTGTACTTTAGAATTATACTGTTgtgccgtcagaatttgataagattgaGATGTCTTTATTTGAATGGtttattgatacagtatattcgatattgtcattgccagattgatattgataggctttggattcgagacttcgacttcgtcagatcgacagaaaaaaaaggtataaatcaatgttaaccgggagatcaaCTCGAGTCAGACTgattggacttgggtttcccaaaaaaccacatactttactttattccattgatgtttgcaatttcatgagattgatatgcttagtatattgatttatagtaaAGCGTGTATTTAGTCatgggcggagatgcctagtcattgACGGATATGCCAAGTCTGTGGCGGATATGCCAATACACTGGATGATTGAATTATATTGATGTTTCTTAGGAGTGGATCgactcctatcgctgagattcgatatatgtgtCAATGTctaggaaccgggatccctagattagagatgagttgagtctgagatgacgagtcactagttgatttatagttttatatcgattcatgttttcagatttgatacgtgTTATTGATGAGtgcttatgcttttatatatgttttatatgattgtatttacacattgtttatactgggattatattctcaccggagttatccggctgttgtcgtgtttgtatgtgtgcatgtcaacatgtgggacatgatcagggtcaagaagaggatgagagaggacaagttagcgaggagatccggatcagaagtagaatatgattcagcacttgatacatagttgttgaaccctagtttgattgTAATATAATTGTACAAGACTTATACTTTATATTGATGTCTATATTAGACTGATTCCATTACGTCacgcatttgtattttaaaaaaaaaattagaccatgtttatcttaattgattgaattattcccaagaacgattaagaaatgaattagagttcgggtccccacagcaggtggtatcagagcaataggtttcagaactgtaggttccttagaatGAGATAGAAACTAGTGaggggggtagattgagtttcttccttgcttttgaatgctagcatgttttattgctttgaaatacatgttacttgatttatctgactTGATTGGAAATATGTCTtgtttgagaatgaatcagaaccgattcttgatcagcagtaagatgatcggaggggggactgaactgaaacaaatttgtagtattgggttactaatccttttgataatcCAATATGCCTCCTCGACGAGTACCTGAACAAGGCAGTACTTCTGCgaatccgatggatgtgacagcaactccgatggaaacgctactgaagagatttcagtcgttcaAACCGCCAACCCTGAAAGGAACAAAGACTTCTGTTGACTGTGAGTGTTGGttagatgatattgagatgctgtttgattccTTGGATTATACAGATGAGCGTCGAGTCAGACTGAtagggcaccagttgcatgatgttgcaaagaactggtggatcacgacaaagggagccttggagcatcgaggtacgaacATCATTTGGAATGTttttaagactgaattctatcagagatttttcccagcgtcgtacaggaaagacaagggggcagagtttgccaatttgagacagggtcaactgaatattgaagagtatgtggccaagttctctaccttgttgcgaTTTGCTCCACACGTGGCTGACAATTATGAAgaggttgctgatcagttcattaattGCCTGAATCTGGAGATCTTTACGTTGGTGAACACCGGGCGACCAAATAATTTTGTTGATGCCCTGAATAGAGCCAAAGGAGTTGAAactggtctgatgagacagaaatgAGCATCGTGTGTTCCTCCAGCACCAAGActacagcaaccacctcccagatttgagagtgacaGCAGTAGTGGTTGGAAGAAAGATTTTTTGAAAGCTAGAGGaagacagtttaagaagtctggcagcagttcttctagctctagtggttctcgatagagccagagttataccggggcttattgcagaacttgcggagggagacatccgacCGAGCAAAGCCAGAGAGTGATTGGTAGTTgccgtatttgtagacagcagggacactttgcaagagtttgtccacagagaagTTCCCAGGGATCCCAGTGGCTCAGACTGATAGACGATCATCAGCTGTTCATTTTTTCAAGCCACCACCAACTACTACTCCGTCACAACAGAGGCCGGGAGGAAGCTagacagttagccagcctcctagacagtaggccagagtatttgctttgacagaggagcaggctcaggaagcgccagataatgttgttgcaggtaactgttctttatgtggttactctacttatgtattgatagatacaggtgcttcacatacattcatttctgagcgatttgctttgatgcatgatttgcctgttgagtctttatctgctgtagtatctatctcttctcctttggggacatgtttgatatcagtgaattcggtgaaacattgtatgctacagtatgatggacatgagattgagttagactgtattgtacttggattgtctgattttgactgtattatcggtattgatatgctgaccaagtacagagctaccgttaaTTGTTCTATAAGATTgtacgattcagacctgagatggatGATGAATGGAAAtattacggtaagggttctagatctagaattcctttgatatctgctatgtcTACGAATTGATtaatgcagaaaggagcagtGGAGTTCTTTGTATATTCAGTTGaattactgaaatcgagtccatcattggctgatttgccagtggtgtgtgagtttgctgacgtctttccagatgagattccgaaATTGCCTCAGATTCGAGAGATAGaattcagcattgaattggtaCCAGGTACAATTCCGATTTCTTGAGCttcgtacagaatggcaccaattgaattgaaagagcTGAAAAAGcagttggaagatttattgGCCACgggatacatcagaccgagtgtttctctttggggtgttccagtactgtttgtgagaaataaggacggttcaatgagactttgcattgactactGGCAACTGAAAAAggctacggtaaagaacaaatatcctttgcctcgtattgatgaattatttgatcagttgcagggtttttctgtatattccaagatcgatatgagatctgggtatcatcagctgagagtcagagattctgatatctcgaagacagaGTTCacaaccaggtatggacattatgagtttattgtcatgccattcggTTTAACAAATgttccagctgtatttatgggtctgatgaaccgtgtgtttcagagatatctcgatgattttgtgattatttttattgacgatattttgatatattcaaagaatatgattgatcatgctgAGCATTTGAGAACTGTGTTGCAAATTTTGatggctgagaaattatatgcaaaaccgtcgaaatgtgaattctagttgagacaggttgtatttcagggttatcatatctggagatggtatatctgttgatcccagtaaagttgaggccgtgatcggttggccgagaccgacatctgtgccaaagattcgcagttttatgggtttagcaggctattaccgaTGATTTATCAAAGttttctccagtattgctaaACCTATTACGCTGTTGACTCAGAATAATGCACCAtttatttggtcagaagactgtgagtccaattttctagagttgaagaagagattgaccagtgcaccgataCTGACTATCccctcaggtactggtgatttcgttgttTATTATGATgcttctcaccgaggattgagttgtgttttgatgcagcggggacatgtgattgcttatgcctccaAACAGTTGAAGTCGCATAagactcgctacccaattcatgatcttgaattggcagccattgtttttgcattgaagatatgacgAAATTAcctatacggtgagaagtttgagatttattctgatcacaagagtttgaaatatttgttttcacagtcagaattaaacatgagacaacgaagatggcttgatttattgaaagatttttattgtgaaatcaagtactatccgagaaaatccaatgcagcagctgatgcatgAGTCGGAAGGTATGTTTTTTGTCTTTATCGACTATTGATgcttcgaatttgatagaagatttcTGTCTTtctggattggtatttgagacagattgtaaacAGCTGAGATTATATGTTGTTCaagtcgaaccagagctgattttgggaattaaagcggctcagaaagttgatcagaatgtgcagaactcgatatcgatggttagaacagggcatcgatcagaatatcatgtACGTGATAgtgtactgtatgtgaataatcgtcttgttgtgccagatttTTCGGATCTGAAACggcagatattgtcagaagcacatagcagtcgattcagtattcatcctagtggcagaaaatgtacaatgatttgaaaagacagttttggtggaaacagatgaaagctgatattgctgaatttgtgtccagatgtctgaattgccaacaggtgaaagccgaaaGAAAGAGACCAGAAGGTTTGTTACATAGattgtcgattcctgaatggaaatgggataacatttccatggacttcgtgacgaagctaccgagatcctcccgaggttgtgatgtgatttgggtcgtgattgacagattgaccaaatgtgtatgctttattccgtacaagatgacatacatacatgaccagatggcagagatctatgtcagagaagtggtcagattgcacggagtgccgaagtcgattgtttcagaccgtgatcctcggtttacttcgcacttctagCAGAGTTTatagcaagctctaggtacgaagttacatctgagtaccgcatatcatccacagaccgacggacaggcagagcggactatccagacacttgAAGATAAGCTTAGAGctatagtgcttgattttagcactaattggcaggattcattgcctctttgtgagttttcgtacaacaacatctatcatacgagtattgagatgacaccgtttgaagcgttgtacggcaagaagtgcagatcccctctgtattgggatgatatctctgaggtacctgagattggacctgatatgatcatagatatgacagagaaagtgaagctgattcagaagagaatgaaagcagctcaagacagacaggACAAagatgccaatgttcgacgtagaccgttggtatttgaggcaggagaccgagtattcttgaagatttcacctttcagaggagttgtcagatttggaaagaaagggaaactgtctccacgctATATTGGGCCGTACAAGATTCTCGataagataggagatcgtgcctatcgactcgccttaccgtcttctctatctggaatacatgatgtctttcatgtatctttattgTGGAAATatattcctgatgcttcacatattattcagccagacgaggctgAACTTGACGAGACACTGAGTTACTTCGAGAAGCCGAAccagattctcgatcgtaaagaaaagcaactcagaacaaagactattctgcttgtgaaagttcagtggagtcgtcatggcatagaagaagctacctgggagaatgaatcagacatgagacagagattcccaGAATTATTTCACTAA
This is a stretch of genomic DNA from Primulina eburnea isolate SZY01 chromosome 11, ASM2296580v1, whole genome shotgun sequence. It encodes these proteins:
- the LOC140804781 gene encoding uncharacterized protein isoform X2 is translated as MEGRIAEELYSGVLQSTSVEGIGLSSTQAHQNLHDSELDDLWYDNNDSSRESSVDKLKIPSDMDREWQRRHDQFHTIGYRDGLIAGKEASAQEGFNIGFKDSVSIGYNWGLVRGITSAMAFLPLGLKEKMVETEETRNKFQSLHESIHSLSTADALILFHEYVKRKPGNQNEDATCSYVDADLNNQIRDMDVLQNYCRELLSLVDVRIQNELIETSLFTP
- the LOC140804781 gene encoding uncharacterized protein isoform X1 produces the protein MEGRIAEELYSGVLQSTSVEGIGLSSTQAHQNLHDSELDDLWYDNNDSSRESSVDKLKIPSDMDREWQRRHDQFHTIGYRDGLIAGKEASAQEGFNIGFKDSVSIGYNWGLVRGITSLQLCFSAMAFLPLGLKEKMVETEETRNKFQSLHESIHSLSTADALILFHEYVKRKPGNQNEDATCSYVDADLNNQIRDMDVLQNYCRELLSLVDVRIQNELIETSLFTP